The Plectropomus leopardus isolate mb chromosome 7, YSFRI_Pleo_2.0, whole genome shotgun sequence genome window below encodes:
- the si:cabz01093077.1 gene encoding C-C chemokine receptor type 2, with protein sequence MNTSESELNYLDYDYNGTCDQVPGPESLDGSSVLLFLYYTVFCLSLLGNSTVLWVLLRYMKLKTMTDICLLNLALSDIILAVFLPLWAHDTQNLASCKLMTGVYQLGFYSGTFFVTLMSVDRYLAIVHAVAAMRARTLRYGIAASTVIWVLSVIMALPGVTFASLETEPDNISQCQPLYPVESQNFWKMMRNFSENTVGLFVCLPIMIFCYVKILVVLSKSRNSKKDRAVKLIFTIVCVFVVCWVPYNVMVFLQTLQLFLDTLNACEPSQTINSAMSFAEIIALSHCCINPVIYAFVGEKFRKALDKVLTRYLCWRQESRGIHKDTTEKETSNTPVKSDY encoded by the exons ATGAACACATCAGAGAGTGAGCTAAACTACTTGGACTATGATTACAATGGCACCTGTGATCAGGTTCCCGGTCCAGAGTCGCTCGATGGATCCTCGGTCTTGTTGTTTCTCTACTACACGGTGTTTTGTCTCAGTCTGCTGG GCAACAGCACAGTTCTCTGGGTTCTCCTGCGGTACATGAAGCTGAAAACAATGACGGACATTTGTCTTCTTAACCTGGCCCTGTCTGACATCATACTGGCAGTGTTCCTGCCCCTCTGGGCACACGATACTCAGAACCTCGCATCATGCAAACTGATGACAGGAGTCTATCAG TTGGGTTTCTACAGCGGCACCTTCTTTGTGACCCTCATGAGTGTGGACCGCTACCTGGCCATCGTCCACGCTGTTGCAGCCATGCGAGCTCGGACACTTCGCTACGGAATCGCAGCCAGCACTGTTATCTGGGTTCTGTCTGTCATCATGGCGTTACCTGGGGTGACATTTGCATCCTTGGAGACAGAACCAGATAACATCTCCCAGTGCCAGCCACTGTACCCAGTGGAAAGCCAGAACTTTTGGAAGATGATGCGAAACTTCAGTGAGAACACAGTGGGCCTCTTCGTGTGCCTCCCCATCATGATTTTCTGCTATGTGAAAATACTTGTCGTGCTGTCCAAGTCCAGGAACTCCAAAAAAGACAGGGCTGTAAAGCTGATATTcaccattgtgtgtgtgtttgtggtgtgctGGGTCCCCTACAATGTCATGGTTTTCCTTCAGACGCTGCAACTGTTCCTGGACACTCTGAACGCCTGCGAGCCTTCACAAACCATCAACTCTGCCATGAGCTTTGCTGAGATCATCGCACTGTCTCACTGCTGTATAAATCCAGTCATCTATGCATTTGTTGGAGAGAAGTTTAGGAAGGCACTGGACAAAGTGCTGACTCGATACCTCTGCTGGAGACAAGAGAGCAGAGGGATTCACAAAGAcaccacagagaaagagacttCCAACACCCCTGTCAAATCAGATTACTAA
- the cabz01093075.1 gene encoding C-C chemokine receptor type 5 isoform X1, whose protein sequence is MNTTISNIFNITTRRLTMAATTPAVVAFTAVSENSFTVLPSSTAAPFTEITTENISDYYAYSDYPEGDFGRCVYEHHGAKFLPALYAIFFIFGLLGNSLVIWVIACGVRLRSMTDVCLLNLAVADLLLVCTLPFLAHQARDQWQFGDGMCKVVLGIYHIVLYSGIFFISLMSIDRYLAIVQAVYAMRVRTRSFGMIAAAVTWVAGFFASFPDMIFLKQQTFTYSQYCSPEYPTADYSEGRSHFWRVFSLFKMNILGLFVPVIIMGFCYSQIVWRLLYSQSSKKQAIRLVLIVAAVFLCCWVPFNVASFFKALELLHIYSGCQSSKAIKLALQVTEAISYSHSCLNPILYVFVGEKFRRHLLRLINRAPCRLCKMVMVCIPQDRMALSVYSQTSSLDDRSTAV, encoded by the exons ATGAACACCACCATCagcaatatttttaacatcaccaCCAg GAGGCTGACCATGGCTGCAACAACCCCTGCTGTTGTGGCTTTCACCGCAGTGAGTGAGAATTCATTTACGGTCTTACCAAG CTCCACAGCAGCACCCTTCACCGAAATCACCACAGAGAACATCTCAGATTACTACGCTTACTCCGACTACCCTGAGGGTGACTTCGGGAGGTGTGTGTATGAGCATCATGGGGCCAAATTCCTTCCAGCCCTCTACGCCATTTTCTTCATCTTCGGGCTTCTGGGTAACTCTCTGGTCATCTGGGTCATTGCTTGTGGGGTGCGCCTCCGCAGCATGACTGACGTGTGCCTCCTGAACTTGGCGGTTGCTGACCTCCTCTTGGTGTGTACGCTTCCCTTCCTCGCCCACCAAGCCCGGGACCAGTGGCAGTTTGGGGATGGGATGTGCAAAGTGGTCCTGGGTATCTATCACATTGTTTTATACAGTGGGATCTTTTTTATCAGCCTAATGAGCATCGACCGCTACCTGGCTATAGTCCAGGCTGTGTACGCTATGAGAGTGCGGACGAGGTCCTTTGGAATGATCGCAGCGGCTGTCACATGGGTGGCTGGATTTTTTGCTTCTTTCCCTGACATGATCTTTCTCAAACAGCAGACTTTTACTTACTCTCAGTACTGCTCCCCTGAGTATCCCACAGCTGACTACTCTGAAGGCAGATCTCACTTTTGGAGGGTCTTcagcctttttaaaatgaacattttgggTTTATTTGTCCCTGTCATCATCATGGGCTTCTGCTACTCACAGATTGTGTGGAGGCTGCTGTACAGCCAGTCATCCAAAAAACAGGCCATCCGTTTAGTTCTCATAGTTGCGGCTGTTTTCCTTTGCTGCTGGGTCCCCTTTAATGTCGCATCTTTCTTTAAAGCGCTGGAGCTACTGCACATCTATTCAGGATGCCAAAGCAGCAAAGCTATCAAACTGGCTTTACAAGTCACTGAGGCCATTTCCTACTCGCACAGCTGCCTCAACCCCATCCTGTACGTGTTTGTAGGGGAGAAGTTCAGGAGGCACCTGCTGAGGTTGATAAACAGGGCTCCCTGCAGGCTCTGTAAGATGGTCATGGTCTGCATACCTCAGGACAGAATGGCCTTATCAGTCTACTCGCAGACGTCCAGCCTGGACGACAGGAGCACTGCTGTGtaa
- the cabz01093075.1 gene encoding C-C chemokine receptor type 5 isoform X2, whose translation MAATTPAVVAFTAVSENSFTVLPSSTAAPFTEITTENISDYYAYSDYPEGDFGRCVYEHHGAKFLPALYAIFFIFGLLGNSLVIWVIACGVRLRSMTDVCLLNLAVADLLLVCTLPFLAHQARDQWQFGDGMCKVVLGIYHIVLYSGIFFISLMSIDRYLAIVQAVYAMRVRTRSFGMIAAAVTWVAGFFASFPDMIFLKQQTFTYSQYCSPEYPTADYSEGRSHFWRVFSLFKMNILGLFVPVIIMGFCYSQIVWRLLYSQSSKKQAIRLVLIVAAVFLCCWVPFNVASFFKALELLHIYSGCQSSKAIKLALQVTEAISYSHSCLNPILYVFVGEKFRRHLLRLINRAPCRLCKMVMVCIPQDRMALSVYSQTSSLDDRSTAV comes from the exons ATGGCTGCAACAACCCCTGCTGTTGTGGCTTTCACCGCAGTGAGTGAGAATTCATTTACGGTCTTACCAAG CTCCACAGCAGCACCCTTCACCGAAATCACCACAGAGAACATCTCAGATTACTACGCTTACTCCGACTACCCTGAGGGTGACTTCGGGAGGTGTGTGTATGAGCATCATGGGGCCAAATTCCTTCCAGCCCTCTACGCCATTTTCTTCATCTTCGGGCTTCTGGGTAACTCTCTGGTCATCTGGGTCATTGCTTGTGGGGTGCGCCTCCGCAGCATGACTGACGTGTGCCTCCTGAACTTGGCGGTTGCTGACCTCCTCTTGGTGTGTACGCTTCCCTTCCTCGCCCACCAAGCCCGGGACCAGTGGCAGTTTGGGGATGGGATGTGCAAAGTGGTCCTGGGTATCTATCACATTGTTTTATACAGTGGGATCTTTTTTATCAGCCTAATGAGCATCGACCGCTACCTGGCTATAGTCCAGGCTGTGTACGCTATGAGAGTGCGGACGAGGTCCTTTGGAATGATCGCAGCGGCTGTCACATGGGTGGCTGGATTTTTTGCTTCTTTCCCTGACATGATCTTTCTCAAACAGCAGACTTTTACTTACTCTCAGTACTGCTCCCCTGAGTATCCCACAGCTGACTACTCTGAAGGCAGATCTCACTTTTGGAGGGTCTTcagcctttttaaaatgaacattttgggTTTATTTGTCCCTGTCATCATCATGGGCTTCTGCTACTCACAGATTGTGTGGAGGCTGCTGTACAGCCAGTCATCCAAAAAACAGGCCATCCGTTTAGTTCTCATAGTTGCGGCTGTTTTCCTTTGCTGCTGGGTCCCCTTTAATGTCGCATCTTTCTTTAAAGCGCTGGAGCTACTGCACATCTATTCAGGATGCCAAAGCAGCAAAGCTATCAAACTGGCTTTACAAGTCACTGAGGCCATTTCCTACTCGCACAGCTGCCTCAACCCCATCCTGTACGTGTTTGTAGGGGAGAAGTTCAGGAGGCACCTGCTGAGGTTGATAAACAGGGCTCCCTGCAGGCTCTGTAAGATGGTCATGGTCTGCATACCTCAGGACAGAATGGCCTTATCAGTCTACTCGCAGACGTCCAGCCTGGACGACAGGAGCACTGCTGTGtaa